The following are encoded together in the Deinococcus soli (ex Cha et al. 2016) genome:
- a CDS encoding c-type cytochrome: MATGPPFPATPPAVPTPAPAGQLQRGETTYVLACAICHGDRLEGVSAPELDGAAFRALYRTLPPRALHDLIRDTMPDDRRGTLSPQEVLDVTAYLLHENGLPRPQGELNAETLDHVTPTP; the protein is encoded by the coding sequence GTGGCCACCGGGCCCCCCTTCCCCGCCACGCCGCCTGCCGTCCCCACACCCGCCCCGGCCGGGCAGCTTCAGCGCGGCGAGACCACCTACGTCCTGGCCTGCGCGATCTGCCACGGCGACCGGCTGGAGGGCGTCAGCGCCCCCGAGCTGGACGGCGCAGCCTTCCGGGCGCTGTACCGCACGCTGCCGCCCCGCGCGCTGCACGACCTGATCCGCGACACCATGCCGGACGACCGCCGGGGCACCCTCAGCCCGCAGGAGGTGCTGGACGTCACCGCGTACCTGCTGCACGAGAACGGTCTACCCCGGCCCCAGGGGGAACTGAATGCCGAGACGCTCGACCACGTCACGCCGACGCCCTGA
- a CDS encoding IclR family transcriptional regulator: MLSLQKAANILGAFSAEQPEWGVRALAAHLGVPRATAHAYLAGLTEAGFLRRTPAGKYRLSWHIAEMGAQLTSSLPWFQEARSLITRLALEVRAVAFLCILEGDEVVAAIRERHPDADIDLPLDIYLPATATASGKILYAHADMTPRTFAACTPSSITSLDEWRTEVAKVKRLGYAYSIEEWVPGQCTLGVPYHALHTAHGDTDTVVAAIGVQMSAQRYLREERHIRERVVQIVREAEALP, from the coding sequence GTGCTCTCTCTTCAGAAGGCGGCCAACATCCTGGGCGCATTCAGCGCCGAACAGCCCGAATGGGGCGTCCGTGCGCTCGCCGCGCACCTGGGAGTTCCCCGGGCCACCGCCCACGCGTACCTCGCCGGACTGACCGAGGCCGGATTCCTGCGCCGCACCCCCGCCGGCAAATACCGCCTGTCCTGGCACATCGCCGAGATGGGCGCCCAGCTCACCTCCTCGCTGCCGTGGTTCCAGGAAGCCCGCTCGCTGATCACCCGCCTCGCGCTGGAAGTCCGCGCCGTGGCGTTCCTGTGCATCCTCGAGGGTGACGAGGTCGTCGCCGCCATCCGCGAACGCCACCCCGACGCCGACATCGACCTGCCGCTGGACATCTACCTGCCCGCCACCGCCACCGCCAGCGGCAAGATCCTCTACGCCCACGCCGACATGACCCCCCGCACCTTCGCCGCCTGCACGCCCAGCTCCATCACCAGCCTGGACGAGTGGCGCACCGAGGTCGCCAAGGTCAAACGCCTCGGGTACGCCTATTCCATCGAGGAATGGGTGCCCGGCCAGTGCACCCTGGGCGTGCCCTACCACGCGCTGCACACCGCGCACGGCGACACCGACACGGTGGTGGCCGCCATCGGCGTGCAGATGAGCGCCCAGCGCTACCTGCGCGAGGAACGCCACATCCGCGAGCGCGTCGTGCAGATCGTCCGCGAGGCCGAAGCCCTCCCGTAA
- the thiC gene encoding phosphomethylpyrimidine synthase ThiC: MTTLTPPLTDPATEALTILDPELTAPFPNSEKVYLSGTLHAGVRVPARRIRQSPTLERVGDLTRTVPNPALLVPDTSGPYTDARLSVDLRAGLGHARPWLAGDARLELARERHHPALDVSGPLPFPRVPRPRRARPGAGITQLQAARRGEITPEMEFVALREALRQESDFDLTHQHPGQVFGAAIPREITPEFVRSEVARGRAVIPANINHPELEPTIIGRNFRVKINANLGTSIVTSSIEEEVGKMIWATRWGADTVMDLSTGRHIHPTREWIVRNSAVPVGTVPIYQALEKVGGVAEDLTWHVYRDTLIEQAEQGVDYMTVHAGVRLAHLPLTARRRTGIVSRGGSILAKWCLAHHRENFLHTHFADICEILAAYDITFSLGDGLRPGSIEDANDAAQFAELDTLGELTRVAWDHGVQTMIEGPGHVPMQLIRENMTRQLDVCQEAPFYTLGPLTTDIAPGYDHITSAIGAAQIAWYGTAMLCYVTPKEHLGLPDRQDVRDGVIAYRIAAHAADLAKGHPGAQARDNALSKARFEFRWEDQFNLSLDPLKARALHDETLPADAAKTAHFCSMCGPHFCSMKLSHDLRAPDVLAGLEEKAREFRALGGEVYVPRQEQAPEGEA; the protein is encoded by the coding sequence ATGACCACCCTGACCCCACCCCTGACCGACCCCGCGACCGAAGCCCTGACGATTCTCGACCCGGAGTTGACCGCGCCGTTCCCGAACAGCGAGAAGGTGTACCTGAGCGGCACGCTGCACGCGGGCGTGCGGGTGCCCGCGCGGCGCATCCGGCAGTCGCCGACGCTGGAACGCGTGGGTGACCTGACCCGCACCGTCCCGAACCCGGCCCTGCTCGTGCCAGACACGAGCGGGCCGTACACGGACGCCCGCCTGAGCGTGGACCTGCGCGCCGGGCTGGGGCACGCGCGCCCCTGGCTGGCCGGGGACGCCCGGCTGGAACTGGCGCGGGAGCGGCACCACCCGGCGCTGGACGTCAGCGGCCCACTGCCGTTCCCGCGTGTGCCCCGGCCCCGCCGCGCCCGCCCCGGCGCAGGCATCACGCAGCTTCAGGCGGCGCGGCGCGGCGAGATCACCCCGGAGATGGAATTCGTCGCCCTGCGCGAGGCGCTGCGGCAGGAATCGGATTTCGACCTGACCCACCAGCACCCTGGGCAGGTCTTCGGGGCCGCCATCCCGCGTGAGATCACGCCGGAATTCGTCCGGTCGGAGGTCGCGCGGGGCCGCGCGGTGATCCCCGCGAACATCAACCACCCGGAACTGGAACCCACAATCATCGGGCGGAACTTCCGGGTGAAGATCAACGCGAACCTCGGGACCAGCATCGTGACCAGCTCCATCGAGGAGGAGGTCGGGAAGATGATCTGGGCCACCCGCTGGGGCGCGGACACGGTCATGGACCTCTCCACGGGTCGGCACATCCACCCCACCCGCGAGTGGATCGTCCGGAACAGCGCCGTGCCCGTGGGGACCGTGCCGATCTATCAGGCGCTGGAGAAGGTGGGCGGCGTGGCCGAGGACCTCACCTGGCACGTGTACCGCGACACGCTGATCGAGCAGGCCGAGCAGGGCGTGGACTACATGACCGTCCACGCGGGGGTGCGGCTGGCGCACCTGCCGCTGACCGCGCGGCGACGCACCGGGATCGTGTCGCGCGGCGGGAGCATCCTCGCGAAGTGGTGCCTCGCGCACCACCGCGAGAACTTCCTGCATACGCACTTTGCGGACATCTGCGAGATCCTCGCGGCCTACGACATCACCTTCAGCCTCGGGGACGGCCTGCGCCCCGGCAGCATCGAGGACGCGAACGACGCCGCGCAGTTCGCGGAACTGGACACCCTGGGCGAACTCACGCGCGTGGCGTGGGACCACGGCGTGCAGACCATGATCGAGGGCCCCGGCCACGTCCCCATGCAGCTCATCCGCGAGAACATGACCCGGCAGCTCGACGTGTGCCAGGAGGCGCCGTTCTACACGCTGGGGCCGCTCACGACCGACATCGCGCCCGGGTACGACCACATCACGTCCGCGATCGGCGCGGCGCAGATCGCGTGGTACGGCACCGCCATGCTCTGCTACGTCACGCCGAAGGAGCACCTGGGCCTCCCGGACCGGCAGGACGTGCGCGACGGCGTGATCGCGTACCGCATCGCCGCGCACGCCGCCGACCTCGCCAAGGGCCATCCCGGCGCGCAGGCCCGCGACAACGCCCTGAGCAAGGCCCGCTTCGAGTTCCGCTGGGAGGACCAGTTCAACCTGTCCCTGGACCCGCTGAAGGCCCGCGCGCTGCACGACGAGACGCTGCCCGCCGACGCGGCGAAGACCGCGCACTTCTGCTCCATGTGCGGCCCGCACTTCTGCTCCATGAAACTCAGCCACGACCTGCGCGCCCCCGACGTGCTGGCCGGACTGGAGGAGAAAGCCCGCGAGTTCCGCGCCCTGGGCGGCGAGGTGTACGTGCCTCGCCAGGAACAGGCACCGGAGGGAGAGGCGTGA
- the thiE gene encoding thiamine phosphate synthase, which produces MNLGRLYLVATPRAGQPEPEFLARLEAALDGGVDTLQLRCKDWEAGAYIALGERVAALARARGVPFFINDRVDVAAACGADGVHLGQGDLPPAWARRLAPGLMLGRSTHAPAQAHAALAEAPAYIAAGPVHATPTKPGRAPAGLAYVRAVAALNPPLPWYAIGGIDASNVHEVLAAGATRVAVVRAVLDARDPPQAASDLLGALRGVPA; this is translated from the coding sequence GTGAACCTCGGTCGCCTGTACCTCGTCGCCACGCCCCGCGCCGGGCAGCCGGAACCCGAGTTCCTGGCGCGCCTTGAGGCTGCGCTGGACGGCGGCGTAGACACGCTGCAACTGCGCTGCAAGGACTGGGAGGCGGGGGCGTACATCGCACTCGGCGAGCGGGTGGCGGCGCTGGCCCGCGCGCGCGGCGTGCCCTTCTTCATCAACGACCGCGTGGACGTCGCCGCCGCGTGCGGCGCGGACGGCGTGCACCTGGGGCAGGGGGACCTGCCGCCCGCCTGGGCGCGCAGGCTCGCGCCGGGGCTGATGCTGGGCCGCAGCACGCACGCCCCCGCGCAGGCGCACGCCGCGCTGGCCGAGGCGCCCGCGTACATCGCCGCCGGGCCGGTCCACGCCACGCCCACCAAACCGGGCCGCGCGCCTGCCGGACTGGCCTACGTGCGCGCGGTGGCCGCGCTGAACCCGCCGCTGCCCTGGTACGCCATCGGCGGGATCGACGCCTCGAACGTCCACGAGGTGCTGGCGGCCGGGGCGACCCGCGTGGCGGTCGTCCGCGCCGTGCTGGACGCCCGCGACCCCCCGCAGGCCGCATCTGATCTGCTGGGGGCGCTGCGGGGGGTGCCCGCGTGA
- the thiS gene encoding sulfur carrier protein ThiS: MTRPATLTVNGEARPLTPGLTLHALLRDLNIDPARVAVGVNDDVYPGARAPHRTLEAGDVIEIVRVIGGG, translated from the coding sequence GTGACCCGACCCGCCACCCTGACCGTGAACGGCGAGGCGCGGCCCCTCACGCCCGGCCTGACCCTGCACGCCCTGCTGCGCGACCTGAACATCGACCCGGCGCGCGTCGCGGTGGGCGTGAACGACGACGTGTACCCCGGCGCCCGCGCGCCGCACCGCACCCTGGAGGCCGGAGATGTCATCGAGATCGTCCGCGTTATCGGGGGGGGCTGA
- a CDS encoding thiazole synthase: MKQNPHRPDPFTLGGKVFTSRLMTGTGKFTDFGVMREALAASGSQIVTVAIRRVELRAPGHDGLLDALDWDALQLLPNTAGCRTADEALRVARLARVATGVNWIKLEVIPDARYLLPDPVGTLRAAEALAADGFTVLPYVQADAVLARALEDAGCAAVMPLASPIGSGRGLRSPELLRTVLDGARLPTIVDAGLGVPSDAAQALELGADAVLVNTAIAEARDPVGMARAFALGVQAGRAAFLAGRMPERTHASPSSPAAGVVRLPDPEVPV, translated from the coding sequence ATGAAGCAGAATCCGCACAGGCCCGACCCCTTCACCCTCGGCGGCAAAGTGTTCACCTCACGCCTGATGACCGGCACGGGGAAATTCACGGACTTCGGCGTGATGCGCGAGGCGCTCGCCGCGAGCGGGTCGCAGATCGTGACCGTCGCCATCCGCCGGGTCGAACTGCGGGCGCCGGGGCATGACGGCTTACTCGACGCGCTGGACTGGGACGCGCTGCAACTCCTGCCGAACACCGCCGGGTGCCGCACCGCCGACGAGGCGCTGCGCGTGGCGCGGCTGGCGCGCGTGGCGACCGGCGTGAACTGGATCAAGCTGGAGGTCATCCCCGACGCCCGCTACCTGCTGCCCGACCCGGTGGGCACGCTGCGCGCCGCCGAGGCGCTGGCCGCCGACGGGTTCACGGTGCTGCCGTACGTGCAGGCCGACGCGGTGCTGGCCCGCGCGCTGGAGGACGCCGGGTGCGCCGCCGTGATGCCCCTGGCGAGCCCCATCGGGTCCGGGCGGGGCCTGCGCAGCCCCGAGCTGCTGCGAACCGTGCTGGACGGCGCGCGCTTGCCCACCATCGTGGACGCGGGCCTGGGCGTCCCGAGCGACGCGGCGCAGGCGCTGGAACTCGGAGCAGACGCCGTGCTGGTGAACACCGCGATTGCCGAGGCGCGCGACCCGGTCGGCATGGCCCGCGCCTTCGCGCTGGGCGTGCAGGCGGGCCGCGCGGCGTTCCTGGCCGGACGCATGCCCGAACGCACGCACGCCAGCCCCAGCAGTCCGGCGGCGGGGGTGGTGCGCCTGCCCGACCCGGAAGTGCCGGTGTGA
- a CDS encoding NAD(P)/FAD-dependent oxidoreductase yields MTRTREVIVVGGGLIGSLVAFTLRQAGADVLVLDVDRPGAAWRAAAGLLTPDGERLCGTPLHADALEGLRRWPALAAQLERSGVPVHLRPGVARVLPGGGLTGTPGEGSLHPPSVVRAARQGLEVVAAQVQALGPSGGGVRVRTDTGDWFAGQVILAAGAWSGAFGVPVGAQQGQALLLRGAPGVGAWYGPPARGFSRYALSRPDGLYVGATSRDTWATTPDAHAARWLRGAARTLVPGADGAEVAAHLVGLRPVTPDCLPLVGLHPTLPGVLVAAGHGRHGALLAPVTAARVLALAERGVSA; encoded by the coding sequence GTGACACGCACGCGGGAGGTGATCGTGGTGGGCGGCGGCCTGATCGGGTCGCTGGTGGCGTTCACGCTGCGACAGGCGGGTGCGGACGTGCTGGTGCTGGATGTGGACCGGCCGGGCGCGGCGTGGCGGGCGGCGGCAGGTCTCCTGACGCCGGACGGCGAGCGGCTGTGCGGCACGCCCCTGCACGCGGACGCGCTGGAGGGGCTGCGCCGCTGGCCCGCGCTGGCGGCGCAGCTGGAACGCTCTGGTGTGCCCGTTCACCTGCGCCCCGGCGTGGCCCGCGTGCTGCCCGGAGGTGGCCTGACCGGCACGCCGGGCGAGGGGAGCCTGCATCCACCGTCCGTGGTGCGCGCGGCCCGGCAGGGGCTGGAGGTGGTGGCCGCGCAGGTCCAGGCCCTCGGCCCGTCGGGCGGCGGGGTGCGGGTGCGGACGGACACGGGCGACTGGTTCGCCGGGCAGGTGATCCTCGCGGCGGGCGCGTGGAGCGGGGCGTTCGGCGTGCCGGTGGGGGCGCAGCAGGGGCAGGCGCTGCTGCTGCGCGGCGCTCCGGGCGTGGGCGCGTGGTACGGTCCGCCCGCGCGGGGGTTTTCCCGCTACGCGCTGTCCCGCCCGGACGGCCTGTACGTCGGCGCGACCAGCCGCGACACGTGGGCCACCACACCCGACGCCCACGCGGCCCGCTGGCTGCGTGGGGCCGCCCGGACGCTCGTGCCCGGCGCAGACGGGGCGGAGGTCGCCGCGCACCTCGTGGGCCTGCGGCCGGTCACGCCGGACTGTCTGCCGCTGGTGGGGCTGCACCCGACCCTGCCGGGCGTACTCGTCGCGGCGGGGCACGGGCGGCACGGGGCGCTGCTGGCCCCGGTCACGGCGGCGCGGGTGCTGGCGCTGGCGGAACGCGGGGTGAGTGCATGA
- the thiD gene encoding bifunctional hydroxymethylpyrimidine kinase/phosphomethylpyrimidine kinase, whose product MTVPVALTIAGSDSGGGAGVQADLKTFEAHGVYGTSVLTLITAQNTRGVQAAYPLPPELVAAQLRAVLDDFPVAAVKTGALGNAGLVRAVADALRGRNLPLVVDPVMLAKSGDALLDGGALHALRDELLPLATLVTPNVPEWAALRAAGVPDTTPLLLKGGHAPGETVTDELRAHGHHLTLRAARQPTRHTHGTGCTLSAAITANLARGLALPDAVRAAHAYLQAAILAAPGLGAGYGPLGHRAAGLTLQSTPHPT is encoded by the coding sequence ATGACGGTGCCCGTTGCGCTCACCATCGCCGGGTCGGATTCCGGTGGCGGGGCGGGCGTCCAGGCGGACCTGAAGACCTTCGAGGCGCACGGCGTGTACGGCACGAGCGTCCTGACGCTGATCACCGCGCAGAACACGCGGGGTGTGCAGGCCGCGTACCCGCTGCCGCCGGAGCTGGTGGCGGCGCAGCTGCGGGCCGTGCTGGACGATTTCCCGGTCGCGGCAGTGAAGACGGGTGCGCTGGGCAACGCGGGGCTGGTGCGCGCGGTGGCGGACGCCCTGCGCGGACGGAATCTGCCGCTGGTCGTCGATCCGGTCATGCTCGCCAAGAGCGGGGACGCCCTGCTGGACGGGGGCGCCCTGCACGCCCTGCGGGACGAACTGCTGCCCCTGGCGACGCTGGTCACCCCGAACGTGCCCGAGTGGGCGGCGCTGCGCGCGGCGGGCGTGCCGGACACCACGCCGCTGCTCCTGAAGGGTGGGCACGCGCCCGGCGAGACCGTCACCGACGAGCTGCGCGCCCACGGGCACCACCTCACACTGCGGGCGGCGCGGCAGCCCACGCGGCACACGCACGGCACGGGCTGCACGCTGTCGGCGGCGATCACCGCGAACCTCGCGCGCGGTCTGGCCCTGCCGGACGCCGTACGGGCGGCGCACGCATACCTTCAGGCCGCAATTCTCGCTGCTCCCGGCCTGGGCGCAGGATACGGGCCGCTGGGGCACCGGGCGGCCGGGCTGACCCTGCAATCCACCCCACATCCAACCTAA
- the paaA gene encoding 1,2-phenylacetyl-CoA epoxidase subunit PaaA has product MTHPTPAQTGITPGETAEQHAHFEARIARGEKIEAGDWMPAEYRRQLIRMISQHAHSEVVGMLPEGEWITRAPSLKRKTILMAKVQDEAGHGQYLYHAAETLGATREDMLQALLSGKAKYSSIFNYPTHTWADVGMIGWLVDGAAIKNQTMLAGCSYGPYSRAMVRICSEETFHHKQGKEMIVAYAQGTPEQRAMAQDALNRWWWPAMMMLGPHDADSPNSGVLTKWGIKLKSNDEVRQEFINEHVPELLEAGLTIPDPDLHQDEQGNWRHGPIQWDEFWAVIRGEQGLNKERLGARQQAHDDGAWVRDALQAYADRQRAVAAD; this is encoded by the coding sequence ATGACCCACCCCACCCCCGCCCAGACCGGTATCACACCCGGCGAAACCGCCGAGCAGCACGCCCACTTCGAGGCCCGAATCGCCCGCGGCGAGAAGATCGAGGCCGGTGACTGGATGCCCGCCGAGTACCGCCGCCAGCTCATCCGCATGATCAGCCAGCATGCCCACAGCGAGGTCGTCGGCATGCTCCCCGAAGGCGAATGGATCACCCGCGCGCCCAGCCTGAAACGCAAGACCATCCTCATGGCGAAAGTCCAGGACGAGGCCGGGCACGGCCAGTACCTCTACCACGCCGCCGAAACGCTCGGCGCCACCCGCGAGGACATGCTCCAGGCCCTCCTGAGCGGCAAGGCCAAATACAGCAGCATCTTCAACTACCCCACCCACACCTGGGCGGACGTCGGCATGATCGGCTGGCTCGTGGACGGCGCCGCCATCAAGAACCAGACCATGCTCGCCGGGTGCAGCTACGGTCCGTACAGCCGCGCCATGGTCCGCATCTGCTCGGAAGAGACCTTCCACCACAAGCAGGGCAAGGAAATGATCGTCGCCTACGCCCAGGGCACCCCCGAACAGCGCGCCATGGCGCAGGACGCTTTAAATCGCTGGTGGTGGCCCGCCATGATGATGCTCGGCCCGCACGACGCCGACAGCCCCAACAGCGGCGTCCTCACGAAATGGGGCATCAAGCTCAAGAGCAACGACGAGGTCCGTCAGGAATTCATCAACGAGCATGTCCCCGAACTGCTCGAAGCGGGCCTGACCATCCCCGACCCTGACCTGCACCAGGACGAGCAGGGCAACTGGCGCCACGGCCCCATCCAGTGGGACGAGTTCTGGGCCGTCATCCGCGGCGAGCAGGGCCTGAACAAAGAACGCCTCGGCGCCCGCCAGCAGGCCCATGATGACGGCGCCTGGGTGCGCGACGCCCTCCAGGCCTACGCCGACCGGCAACGCGCAGTCGCGGCCGACTGA
- a CDS encoding phenylacetic acid degradation protein → MTQPQSPSSDTQWPRWEVFKQDAPGRPHQAVGSVHAGDPPHALLTARNVFVRRPAAVSLWCVREDNILTATPEELTTNPALLDTPGEPGTYHVGVKRTNKRSMTFVDLSGTVQASGGGNALRQAQVMHPDVLAWMVFPDTAVVRTDEDPGTVESWFAPAKDKTYKQQQHYGVIGRHVGELKRAGLMPGRAASEEGA, encoded by the coding sequence ATGACTCAACCTCAATCCCCTTCCTCCGATACGCAGTGGCCGCGCTGGGAGGTGTTCAAGCAGGACGCCCCGGGCCGCCCGCATCAGGCGGTGGGGAGCGTGCACGCGGGTGATCCGCCGCATGCGCTCCTCACGGCGCGGAACGTGTTCGTGCGCCGCCCGGCGGCCGTGAGCCTGTGGTGCGTCCGTGAGGACAACATCCTCACCGCCACGCCCGAGGAACTGACCACGAATCCCGCGCTGCTGGACACGCCCGGCGAGCCCGGGACGTACCACGTGGGCGTGAAACGTACGAACAAGCGCAGCATGACGTTCGTGGACCTCAGCGGCACCGTGCAGGCCAGCGGGGGCGGCAACGCGCTGCGGCAGGCGCAGGTCATGCACCCCGACGTGCTGGCCTGGATGGTCTTCCCGGACACGGCGGTCGTCCGCACGGATGAGGACCCCGGCACCGTCGAGAGCTGGTTCGCGCCCGCAAAAGACAAGACGTACAAGCAGCAGCAGCACTACGGCGTGATCGGCCGGCACGTCGGCGAACTGAAACGCGCCGGGCTGATGCCGGGCCGCGCCGCCAGCGAGGAAGGCGCATGA
- the paaC gene encoding 1,2-phenylacetyl-CoA epoxidase subunit PaaC, with product MTPTPSISGTELTDTQTQALLLKLTVLADDEIILAHRNGEWTGHAPILEEDIALANIAQDELGHAGLYLSLAQTLGGSDPDRVAFWRGPDDYRNTRLVELPKGDWAFTMVRQFLYDTSEALWLEAATRSTYAPLAEIAAKAVREEKFHVQHTALWVERLALGTPESERRTQAALTELWPHAAQLFQPVEGEAALTASGILPDLNAVHARWTDLVTRHLVDKCGLTLPDAPTTQPGRDTHTHHLAPLLEEMQSVARQHPDAEVW from the coding sequence ATGACCCCCACTCCATCCATCAGCGGGACCGAACTGACCGACACGCAGACGCAGGCGCTCCTCCTGAAACTCACGGTCCTCGCCGACGACGAGATCATCCTCGCCCACCGGAACGGCGAGTGGACCGGCCACGCCCCCATCCTGGAAGAGGACATCGCACTGGCGAACATCGCGCAGGACGAACTCGGGCACGCCGGACTGTACCTGAGCCTCGCGCAGACCCTCGGCGGCAGCGACCCCGACCGGGTGGCGTTCTGGCGCGGCCCGGACGACTACCGGAACACCCGCCTCGTGGAACTCCCGAAAGGCGACTGGGCGTTCACGATGGTCCGGCAGTTCCTGTACGACACCTCCGAGGCCCTGTGGCTGGAGGCCGCCACCCGCAGCACCTACGCGCCCCTCGCGGAGATCGCGGCGAAAGCCGTGCGCGAGGAGAAATTCCACGTGCAGCACACCGCGCTGTGGGTGGAACGCCTCGCGCTGGGCACACCCGAGAGTGAACGCCGCACCCAGGCCGCCCTGACGGAACTCTGGCCGCACGCCGCGCAACTCTTCCAGCCGGTCGAGGGTGAAGCGGCCCTGACCGCTTCCGGCATCCTTCCCGACCTGAACGCCGTGCACGCCCGCTGGACCGATCTCGTCACCCGGCACCTCGTGGACAAGTGCGGCCTCACCCTCCCCGACGCCCCCACCACCCAGCCCGGCCGCGACACGCACACCCACCACCTCGCCCCCCTGCTGGAAGAGATGCAGAGCGTCGCCCGACAACACCCCGACGCCGAGGTCTGGTGA
- the paaD gene encoding 1,2-phenylacetyl-CoA epoxidase subunit PaaD, protein MEDSTPSTINHQLSTIWGALAQIPDPEIPVVSITDMGMVRDVTVGDAGRVTVTFTPTFSGCPALHVIRESIEQAVRDLGVTDVEVRSTLTPPWTTDWIGDDARERLRQYGIAPPAPTGEGQLIQLDAEPTRCPRCGSLNVRMTASFGPTLCKRMYVCDTCREPFEGFKSV, encoded by the coding sequence ATGGAAGACTCCACTCCATCAACTATCAACCATCAACTATCAACCATCTGGGGGGCCCTCGCCCAGATTCCCGACCCCGAGATTCCCGTCGTGAGCATCACGGACATGGGCATGGTGCGCGACGTGACCGTGGGCGACGCGGGGCGCGTGACGGTGACGTTCACCCCCACGTTCAGCGGCTGCCCCGCCCTGCACGTCATCCGGGAGAGCATCGAGCAGGCCGTGCGCGACCTGGGCGTCACGGACGTCGAGGTCCGCAGCACCCTCACGCCCCCGTGGACGACCGACTGGATAGGCGACGACGCGCGTGAGCGCCTGCGGCAGTACGGCATCGCGCCCCCCGCCCCCACCGGGGAAGGGCAGCTGATTCAGCTGGACGCGGAACCCACCCGCTGCCCCCGCTGCGGCAGCCTGAACGTCCGCATGACCGCCTCGTTCGGCCCGACCCTCTGCAAGCGCATGTACGTCTGCGACACCTGCCGCGAACCCTTCGAGGGCTTCAAGAGCGTATGA
- the map gene encoding type I methionyl aminopeptidase, with product MTITTQHELDGMTLAGKVVARTLDALRAAVEPGVTPAELDALAGQVFAQFGAFSAPRAEYGAPVNVFISVNDDIVHGLPTHRPLQAGDVVCIDVTPNVGGFVADAAITVAVPPVSPTAARLIEAAEAALARGLNAARAGQPLNGIGRAIQTEVQRRGFTLLPELQGHGVGRAIHEKPDVPNYYRPTLRKPLHEGLVIAVEPMISTGKSPRVRTRRDGWTLATTDGGLAAHVEHTIMITKGKPVILTA from the coding sequence ATGACGATCACCACGCAGCATGAACTGGACGGCATGACCCTCGCCGGGAAGGTCGTCGCCCGCACCCTCGACGCCCTGCGCGCCGCCGTCGAACCCGGCGTGACGCCCGCCGAACTGGACGCCCTGGCCGGGCAGGTCTTCGCTCAGTTCGGGGCGTTCTCCGCCCCGCGGGCCGAGTACGGCGCGCCCGTGAACGTGTTCATCAGCGTCAACGACGACATCGTGCACGGCCTGCCCACCCACCGCCCGCTTCAGGCGGGGGACGTGGTGTGCATCGACGTCACGCCGAACGTCGGCGGGTTCGTCGCGGACGCCGCCATCACGGTCGCCGTGCCGCCCGTCTCCCCCACCGCCGCCCGCCTCATCGAGGCGGCCGAGGCGGCCCTGGCGCGCGGCCTGAACGCCGCCCGCGCCGGGCAACCCCTGAACGGCATCGGACGCGCCATCCAGACCGAGGTTCAGCGCCGGGGCTTCACGCTCCTGCCAGAACTTCAGGGGCACGGCGTGGGCCGCGCCATCCACGAGAAACCCGACGTCCCCAACTACTACCGGCCCACGCTGAGAAAACCGCTGCACGAGGGCCTCGTGATCGCCGTGGAACCCATGATCAGCACCGGCAAGAGCCCCCGCGTCCGCACCCGCCGCGACGGCTGGACGCTCGCCACCACCGACGGCGGGCTCGCCGCCCACGTCGAACACACCATCATGATCACCAAAGGAAAACCGGTGATATTGACGGCGTAA